The proteins below are encoded in one region of Zerene cesonia ecotype Mississippi chromosome 10, Zerene_cesonia_1.1, whole genome shotgun sequence:
- the LOC119829764 gene encoding chromodomain-helicase-DNA-binding protein 1 isoform X6, whose amino-acid sequence MLLKGYMNESESESTSEKGDKSDSSGSGSGSESDSGSSSSGSASGRNTGSDKSSNAGHSHYSEDGKLSPKDSHANSSKSDHHSDKDSSDDTISKHRSRNNHGKIKSDLWEDNPDIYGIRRSGRSRKEPDRLKLADSDSSDKGRSSNRRSRKKSDSWNSDTSDSDSDVKGSPPPPSKRPGQRGVPLRKKKPTRRRYTSDEDESSEASDEDTKSRTATRRTGAAVSYKEASDEQTDSSDLLEVDGIEGEAEAEPEPEEHSETIEKILGFRRGKKGVTGNVTTVYYIEENGDPNEGCNPEDEESTEPQYLIKWKGWSHIHNTWESEKSLTEQKVKGLKKLENYKKKESELSWWRKQAGPEDIDYFECQSELQQELVKSYNFVERIFAEQTRELESGATAHEYFCKWESLPYAESTWEDSSLIEKRWPEKVKHFKSREAATSTPSRHCPVLRRRPKFHQVKEQPDYMGKDKSYILRDYQMDGLNWLIHSWCKDNSVILADEMGLGKTIQTICFLYYLFKSQQLYGPFLCVVPLSTMTAWQREFTQWAPDINVVTYIGDVTSRDIIRQFEWSFASSKRLKFNAILTTYEILLKDRQFLRSFSWACLLVDEAHRLKNDDSLLYKALKEFDTNHRLLVTGTPLQNSLKELWALLHFIMPYKFESWEEFEKDHEDAATKGYEKLHKQLEPFILRRQKKDVEKSLPAKVEQILRVEMTAIQKQYYKWILTKNYSELRKGVKGSTNTFINIVIELKKCCNHALLTKPEDFESRASLATTDAVEKLLRGSGKLLLLDKLLCRLRETGHRVLIFSQMVRMLDILAEYLQRRHFPFQRLDGSIKGELRKQALDHFNADGSQDFCFLLSTRAGGLGINLATADTVIIFDSDWNPQNDLQAQARAHRIGQKNQVNIYRLVTARSVEEDIVERAKRKMVLDHLVIQRMDTTGRTVLNKRDASGTSANNPFNKEDLNAILKFGAEELFKDDDENDEDPVCDIDEILQRAETRDEGPTMAGDELLSAFKVASFAFDEEKAVMGVKKENAEDESKDWDDIIPENVRKTLAEQEKTKEMEDLYLPPRRKAQQNNMDNSIEGGRKRRGRGSENAEGADGEVDADSDVSDADVSADDDRPRKRGRPPASHREKIKGFTDPEIRRFVKSYKKFSAPLKHLDSIACDAELQEKPLAELKKLGEILQDRCKAVLNDTADASNEHSDGRKNARKSFKLGGVSVNAKTMAACQDELAPLDKFLPDTKEERLKWLLDFQTKPANFDVDWGVEDDSKLLAGIYQYGMGSWEAIKMDSSFGIGEKILTNEDKKPQAKHLQSRADYLLKLIKKLLDQKNGKQKQRKPRMKKGTKEPVTKDIVEDDGSSGEDHKKSTRSGRNDKNDKGKLKMEEVLTHDEASNDRKEKDKKRTKKEGKDRTKNDRTKKSKKPAGPMHFTANNEPRALEVLGDLDPSVFEECKEKMRPVKKALRALDNPDQTLSETEQVSRTRACLSQIGNQIDICLEAYPDPEKKVEWRSNLWYFVSKFTNFDAKQLYRLYKYGLKKSDTKHKEGKHKENVKSNIRNSFNSNNHVKSFKKEAKGDENAERKEKRPKIGREKFDKNEKNAHASGVKRKLEEGECDPEPNENKRHERERSRSERERDRDRERDRDRDRERDRDRERDRDRSRTRRDSGGGGPRVRQPYAPHAHPEHAHGHAPHSAHAAHPGWTPPAYPGPRQYRGDRNPRAHDKRSRFGGYPPMGGPYSGYYEGSTMAGGMGFPPVRSYPDDWRGYAQPEYPYDEREYEREVYRRDYDRRAPPT is encoded by the exons ATGCTCTTG AAAGGTTACATGAATGAATCTGAAAGTGAGTCCACAAGTGAAAAAGGTGACAAGAGTGACTCAAGTGGATCCGGATCAGGCAGTGAGAG TGACAGTGGTTCAAGCTCTTCTGGATCAGCATCTGGTCGAAATACGGGTTCAGATAAATCTTCAAATGCAGGACACTCACACTACAGCGAAGATGGAAAGTTATCACCCAAAGATAGTCATGCTAATTCTTCTAAATCAGATCACCATTCTGATAAAGATTCTTCTGATGATACCATCTCAAAACATAGATCAAGAAATAATcatggaaaaataaaatctgatCTTTGGGAGGATAATCCTGATATTTATGGAATAAGAAGATCAGGGCGGTCACGCAAAGAACCAGATAGGTTAAAATTGGCTGATAGTGATTCAAGTGATAAGGGAAGAAGTAGTAATAGAAGAAGTAGAAAGAAAAG TGATTCCTGGAATTCAGATACCTCAGACAGTGATAGTGATGTTAAGGgatcaccaccaccacctTCAAAAAGGCCTGGCCAAAGAGGTGTTCCcttaagaaaaaagaaaccAACAAGAAGAAGATACACTAGTGATGAAGATGAGAGTTCTGAAGCATCAGATGAAGACACaaaaag TCGTACAGCAACACGGCGAACTGGGGCAGCAGTTAGTTATAAAGAAGCAAGCGATGAACAAACTGACTCATCTGATTTGTTGGAAGTTGATGGCATTGAAGGGGAGGCAGAAGCTGAACCAGAGCCTGAAGAACATAGCGAGACAATAGAGAAAATTTTAGGATTTCGGCGCGGCAAGAAAGGAG TCACGGGAAATGTGACTACAGTATACTATATTGAAGAAAATGGGGATCCAAATGAGGGTTGTAATCCTGAGGATGAAGAAAGTACAGAGCCACAGTACCTGATAAAGTGGAAGGGTTGGTCCCATATACACAACACCTGGGAGTCGGAAAAATCACTTACTGAACAAAAAGTCAAAGGTCTGAAAAAGTTGGAAAACTACAAGAAAAAGGAGTCTGAATTATCATGGTGGAGAAAGCAAGCTGGTCCTGAAGATATAGACTATTTTGAATGTCAATCTGAATTGCAACAAGAACTTGTTAAGTCATATAACTTTGTTGAGAGGATatttg CGGAACAAACCCGAGAACTGGAAAGTGGCGCAACTGCACATGAATATTTCTGTAAGTGGGAATCTTTACCATATGCGGAATCAACATGGGAAGATTCTTCTCTTATTGAAAAAAGATGGCCAGAAaaagttaaacattttaaatcaagGGAAGCAGCAACATCAACACCATCTAGACATTGTCCTGTATTGAGAAGAAGACCGAAATTCCATCAAGTGAAGGAACAACCTGACTATATGGGGAAGgataag tCATATATATTAAGAGATTATCAAATGGATGGGCTGAATTGGTTGATACATTCCTGGTGTAAAGACAATTCCGTTATTCTGGCTGATGAAATGGGTTTAGGCAAAACAATTCAG acaatCTGCTTCCTGTACTATCTGTTCAAATCTCAACAATTGTATGGACCATTTCTGTGTGTAGTACCTTTAAGTACAATGACTGCATGGCAAAGAGAATTTACACAGTGGGCGCCCGATATCAATGTGGTTACATACATAGGTGATGTAACAAGTAGAGATATT ATTAGGCAGTTTGAGTGGAGTTTCGCAAGTTCTAAAAGGCTGaaatttaatgcaatattaactacttatgaaattttactaAAAGACAGACAATTTTTAAGATCTTTTAGCTGGGCTTGCTTGCTTGTTGATGAAGCACATAGGTTAAAAAACGATGATTCACTTTTATATAAGGCACTTAAAGAGTTTGATACAAATCATAGATTATTAGTTACTGGTACACCTTTACAAAATTCTTTGAAAGAATTATGGGCTCTTCTGCATTTTATTATGCCATACAA atTTGAATCATGGGAAGAATTTGAAAAAGATCATGAAGATGCTGCAACAAAAGGTTATGAAAAACTTCACAAACAACTAGAACCATTCATTTTGAGAAGACAAAAGAAAGATGTTGAAAAATCATTGCCGGCTAAAGTAGAACAAATATTAAGGGTAGAAATGACTGCCATACAAAAGCAATATTACAAATGGATACTTACAAAAAACTACAGTGAATTACGAAAAGGTGTGAAGGGATCAACCAATACcttcattaatattgtaatagaattaaaaaaatgttgtaatcATGCGCTATTGACTAAACCTGAAGATTTTGAATCACGAGCATCTCTTGCTACAACTGATGCTGTAgag AAACTTTTAAGGGGCTCaggaaaattgttattattagataaaCTATTATGCAGGTTAAGAGAAACAGGTCATAGAGTATTGATTTTCTCACAAATGGTGAGAATGTTAGACATATTAGCtgaatatttacaaagaaGGCATTTTCCATTTCAACGCCTTGATGGCAGCATAAAAGGAGAATTAAGAAAGCAAGCTTTAGATCATTTTAATGCAGATGGCTCTcaagatttttgttttctgCTTTCAACTAGGGCTGGAGGCCTTGGTATTAATTTGGCAACTGCTGACACTGTCATAATTTTTGATTCTGATTGGAATCCACAAAATGATCTGCAGGCTCAGGCCCGTGCACATCGAATAGGGCAAAAGAATCAg GTCAACATTTATCGGTTGGTAACTGCCAGGTCTGTGGAAGAAGATATAGTAGAGAGGGCTAAACGAAAGATGGTACTTGATCATCTTGTTATTCAGAGAATGGACACAACAGGGAGGACTGTTCTTAACAAGCGGGATGCATCTGGTACAAGTGCTAACAATCCTTTCAATAAAGAAGATTTAAATGCGATTTTGAAATTCGGTGCTGAAGAACTCTTtaaagatgatgatgaaaatgatGAAGATCCAGTT TGTGATATTGATGAAATCTTACAAAGAGCTGAAACTCGTGATGAGGGACCTACAATGGCTGGTGATGAGCTACTTTCTGCATTCAAAGTTGCTAGCTTTGCATTTGATGAAGAAAAAGCGGTTATGGGAGTTAAAAAGGAAAATGCAGAGGATGAAAGCAAAGATTGg GATGATATTATACCAGAAAATGTTAGAAAAACACTAGCTGAACAGGAGAAAACCAAGGAAATGGAGGATTTGTACTTACCGCCCCGAAGAAAGgcacaacaaaataatatggataata GTATAGAAGGCGGTCGCAAGCGACGTGGCCGTGGCAGTGAGAACGCGGAGGGTGCAGACGGTGAAGTCGACGCCGATAGTGATGTGTCTGACGCGGATGTCAGTGCTGATGACGACCGACCCAGGAAGAGAGGCCGACCGCCGGCTAGCCATAGAGAGAAAATAAAAGGCTTCACTGATCCTGAG ATAAGACGATTTGTAAAGAGCTATAAAAAGTTCTCAGCGCCATTAAAGCACTTGGACAGCATAGCATGTGATGCTGAATTACAAGAGAAACCGCTGGCggaattgaaaaaattggGAGAAATTCTTCAAGATAGATGCAAGGCTGTTTTGAATGATACTGCAGATGCTTCAA ATGAGCACAGTGACGGTCGAAAGAATGCAAGAAAGTCATTTAAACTCGGCGGCGTGTCTGTTAATGCGAAAACTATGGCGGCATGCCAAGATGAACTTGCGCCACTTGACAAATTCCTACCCGATACCAAGGAGGAAAGACTAAAGTGGCTGTTAGATTTCCA AACGAAACCGGCTAATTTTGATGTCGACTGGGGAGTAGAAGATGACTCTAAACTACTTGCAGGCATTTATCAATATGGAATGGGATCCTGGGAGGCTATAAAGATGGATTCATCATTTGGTATAGGTGAAAAGATTTTGACTAATGAGGATAAAAAACCACAAGCAAAGCATTTACAGTCCAGAGCAGATTATTTACtcaaacttattaaaaagctGCTTGACCAGAAAAATGGCAAACAAAAGCAAAGAAAGCCTAGAATGAAAAAGGGTACAAAAGAACCAGTCACCAAAGATATTGTTGAAGATGATGGAAGTTCTGGTGAAGACCATAAAAAGAGTACTCGTAGTGGtagaaatgataaaaatgataag GGTAAACTCAAAATGGAAGAAGTTTTAACACATGATGAAGCATCAAATGATAGGAAAGAAAAAGATAAGAAACGCACAAAGAAAGAAGGAAAGGATCGAACTAAAAATGATAGAaccaaaaaaagtaaaaagccTGCAGGCCCAATGCATTTTACTGCTAACAATGAGCCAAGGGCTTTAGAAGTTTTAGGGGATTTGGATCCATCGGTTTTTGAAGAG tgtaaagaaaaaatgagACCAGTGAAGAAAGCACTAAGAGCACTAGATAATCCTGATCAAACGTTATCAGAAACAGAACAGGTATCAAGAACAAGAGCTTGCCTATCACAAATAGGGAATCAGATAGATATATGTTTAGAAGCATATCCTGATCCAGAAAAGAAAGTCGAATGGAGAAGCAATCTCTGGTATTTTGTGTCTAAGTTCACAAACTTTGATGCAAAACAAttgtatagattatataagtATGGCCTTAAAAAAAGCGACACTAAACATAAAGAAGGAAAACATAAGGAAAATGTCAAA TCCAATATAAGAAACAgctttaattcaaataatcatGTTAAGTCTTTCAAAAAAGAGGCTAAAGGAGATGAGAATGCAGAGCGTAAAGAGAAGCGACCGAAGATTGGTCGTGAGAAGTTTGATAAGAATGAAAAGAATGCACATGCTTCTGGTGTTAAGAGAAAATTAGAAGAGGGTGAATGTGACCCTGAACcaaacgaaaataaaagacatgaaag AGAGCGGAGTCGGAGCGAGCGGGAGCGGGACCGAGATCGGGAGCGAGATAGAGATAGGGATAGAGAGCGGGACAGGGATAGAGAACGTGACAGGGATCGGTCGCGGACGAGGAGGGATAGCGGTGGCGGCGGGCCGAGAGTGCGGCAGCCATACGCGCCGCATGCGCACCCTGAGCACGCGCACGGCCACGCGCCGCACTCTGCGCACGCGGCTCACCCGGGCTGGACGCCGCCCGCCTACCCCGGCCCTCGACAGTACCGCGGTGACCGAAACCCTAGGGCACATGATAAGAGAAG CAGGTTTGGAGGATATCCTCCCATGGGGGGGCCGTACAGCGGGTACTACGAGGGGTCGACGATGGCAGGCGGCATGGGGTTCCCGCCGGTGCGCTCGTACCCGGACGACTGGCGCGGCTACGCGCAGCCCGAGTACCCGTACGACGAGCGGGAGTACGAGCGCGAAGTCTACAGAAGAGACTACGATCGCCGCGCGCCACCGACATAG
- the LOC119829764 gene encoding chromodomain-helicase-DNA-binding protein 1 isoform X5, producing the protein MLLKGYMNESESESTSEKGDKSDSSGSGSGSESDSGSSSSGSASGRNTGSDKSSNAGHSHYSEDGKLSPKDSHANSSKSDHHSDKDSSDDTISKHRSRNNHGKIKSDLWEDNPDIYGIRRSGRSRKEPDRLKLADSDSSDKGRSSNRRSRKKSDSWNSDTSDSDSDVKGSPPPPSKRPGQRGVPLRKKKPTRRRYTSDEDESSEASDEDTKSRTATRRTGAAVSYKEASDEQTDSSDLLEVDGIEGEAEAEPEPEEHSETIEKILGFRRGKKGVTGNVTTVYYIEENGDPNEGCNPEDEESTEPQYLIKWKGWSHIHNTWESEKSLTEQKVKGLKKLENYKKKESELSWWRKQAGPEDIDYFECQSELQQELVKSYNFVERIFAEQTRELESGATAHEYFCKWESLPYAESTWEDSSLIEKRWPEKVKHFKSREAATSTPSRHCPVLRRRPKFHQVKEQPDYMGKDKSYILRDYQMDGLNWLIHSWCKDNSVILADEMGLGKTIQTICFLYYLFKSQQLYGPFLCVVPLSTMTAWQREFTQWAPDINVVTYIGDVTSRDIIRQFEWSFASSKRLKFNAILTTYEILLKDRQFLRSFSWACLLVDEAHRLKNDDSLLYKALKEFDTNHRLLVTGTPLQNSLKELWALLHFIMPYKFESWEEFEKDHEDAATKGYEKLHKQLEPFILRRQKKDVEKSLPAKVEQILRVEMTAIQKQYYKWILTKNYSELRKGVKGSTNTFINIVIELKKCCNHALLTKPEDFESRASLATTDAVEKLLRGSGKLLLLDKLLCRLRETGHRVLIFSQMVRMLDILAEYLQRRHFPFQRLDGSIKGELRKQALDHFNADGSQDFCFLLSTRAGGLGINLATADTVIIFDSDWNPQNDLQAQARAHRIGQKNQVNIYRLVTARSVEEDIVERAKRKMVLDHLVIQRMDTTGRTVLNKRDASGTSANNPFNKEDLNAILKFGAEELFKDDDENDEDPVCDIDEILQRAETRDEGPTMAGDELLSAFKVASFAFDEEKAVMGVKKENAEDESKDWDDIIPENVRKTLAEQEKTKEMEDLYLPPRRKAQQNNMDNKGGRKRRGRGSENAEGADGEVDADSDVSDADVSADDDRPRKRGRPPASHREKIKGFTDPEIRRFVKSYKKFSAPLKHLDSIACDAELQEKPLAELKKLGEILQDRCKAVLNDTADASNEHSDGRKNARKSFKLGGVSVNAKTMAACQDELAPLDKFLPDTKEERLKWLLDFQTKPANFDVDWGVEDDSKLLAGIYQYGMGSWEAIKMDSSFGIGEKILTNEDKKPQAKHLQSRADYLLKLIKKLLDQKNGKQKQRKPRMKKGTKEPVTKDIVEDDGSSGEDHKKSTRSGRNDKNDKGKLKMEEVLTHDEASNDRKEKDKKRTKKEGKDRTKNDRTKKSKKPAGPMHFTANNEPRALEVLGDLDPSVFEECKEKMRPVKKALRALDNPDQTLSETEQVSRTRACLSQIGNQIDICLEAYPDPEKKVEWRSNLWYFVSKFTNFDAKQLYRLYKYGLKKSDTKHKEGKHKENVKSNIRNSFNSNNHVKSFKKEAKGDENAERKEKRPKIGREKFDKNEKNAHASGVKRKLEEGECDPEPNENKRHERHKHKDRKHREGSLKRDDLSYRERSRSERERDRDRERDRDRDRERDRDRERDRDRSRTRRDSGGGGPRVRQPYAPHAHPEHAHGHAPHSAHAAHPGWTPPAYPGPRQYRGDRNPRAHDKRRFGGYPPMGGPYSGYYEGSTMAGGMGFPPVRSYPDDWRGYAQPEYPYDEREYEREVYRRDYDRRAPPT; encoded by the exons ATGCTCTTG AAAGGTTACATGAATGAATCTGAAAGTGAGTCCACAAGTGAAAAAGGTGACAAGAGTGACTCAAGTGGATCCGGATCAGGCAGTGAGAG TGACAGTGGTTCAAGCTCTTCTGGATCAGCATCTGGTCGAAATACGGGTTCAGATAAATCTTCAAATGCAGGACACTCACACTACAGCGAAGATGGAAAGTTATCACCCAAAGATAGTCATGCTAATTCTTCTAAATCAGATCACCATTCTGATAAAGATTCTTCTGATGATACCATCTCAAAACATAGATCAAGAAATAATcatggaaaaataaaatctgatCTTTGGGAGGATAATCCTGATATTTATGGAATAAGAAGATCAGGGCGGTCACGCAAAGAACCAGATAGGTTAAAATTGGCTGATAGTGATTCAAGTGATAAGGGAAGAAGTAGTAATAGAAGAAGTAGAAAGAAAAG TGATTCCTGGAATTCAGATACCTCAGACAGTGATAGTGATGTTAAGGgatcaccaccaccacctTCAAAAAGGCCTGGCCAAAGAGGTGTTCCcttaagaaaaaagaaaccAACAAGAAGAAGATACACTAGTGATGAAGATGAGAGTTCTGAAGCATCAGATGAAGACACaaaaag TCGTACAGCAACACGGCGAACTGGGGCAGCAGTTAGTTATAAAGAAGCAAGCGATGAACAAACTGACTCATCTGATTTGTTGGAAGTTGATGGCATTGAAGGGGAGGCAGAAGCTGAACCAGAGCCTGAAGAACATAGCGAGACAATAGAGAAAATTTTAGGATTTCGGCGCGGCAAGAAAGGAG TCACGGGAAATGTGACTACAGTATACTATATTGAAGAAAATGGGGATCCAAATGAGGGTTGTAATCCTGAGGATGAAGAAAGTACAGAGCCACAGTACCTGATAAAGTGGAAGGGTTGGTCCCATATACACAACACCTGGGAGTCGGAAAAATCACTTACTGAACAAAAAGTCAAAGGTCTGAAAAAGTTGGAAAACTACAAGAAAAAGGAGTCTGAATTATCATGGTGGAGAAAGCAAGCTGGTCCTGAAGATATAGACTATTTTGAATGTCAATCTGAATTGCAACAAGAACTTGTTAAGTCATATAACTTTGTTGAGAGGATatttg CGGAACAAACCCGAGAACTGGAAAGTGGCGCAACTGCACATGAATATTTCTGTAAGTGGGAATCTTTACCATATGCGGAATCAACATGGGAAGATTCTTCTCTTATTGAAAAAAGATGGCCAGAAaaagttaaacattttaaatcaagGGAAGCAGCAACATCAACACCATCTAGACATTGTCCTGTATTGAGAAGAAGACCGAAATTCCATCAAGTGAAGGAACAACCTGACTATATGGGGAAGgataag tCATATATATTAAGAGATTATCAAATGGATGGGCTGAATTGGTTGATACATTCCTGGTGTAAAGACAATTCCGTTATTCTGGCTGATGAAATGGGTTTAGGCAAAACAATTCAG acaatCTGCTTCCTGTACTATCTGTTCAAATCTCAACAATTGTATGGACCATTTCTGTGTGTAGTACCTTTAAGTACAATGACTGCATGGCAAAGAGAATTTACACAGTGGGCGCCCGATATCAATGTGGTTACATACATAGGTGATGTAACAAGTAGAGATATT ATTAGGCAGTTTGAGTGGAGTTTCGCAAGTTCTAAAAGGCTGaaatttaatgcaatattaactacttatgaaattttactaAAAGACAGACAATTTTTAAGATCTTTTAGCTGGGCTTGCTTGCTTGTTGATGAAGCACATAGGTTAAAAAACGATGATTCACTTTTATATAAGGCACTTAAAGAGTTTGATACAAATCATAGATTATTAGTTACTGGTACACCTTTACAAAATTCTTTGAAAGAATTATGGGCTCTTCTGCATTTTATTATGCCATACAA atTTGAATCATGGGAAGAATTTGAAAAAGATCATGAAGATGCTGCAACAAAAGGTTATGAAAAACTTCACAAACAACTAGAACCATTCATTTTGAGAAGACAAAAGAAAGATGTTGAAAAATCATTGCCGGCTAAAGTAGAACAAATATTAAGGGTAGAAATGACTGCCATACAAAAGCAATATTACAAATGGATACTTACAAAAAACTACAGTGAATTACGAAAAGGTGTGAAGGGATCAACCAATACcttcattaatattgtaatagaattaaaaaaatgttgtaatcATGCGCTATTGACTAAACCTGAAGATTTTGAATCACGAGCATCTCTTGCTACAACTGATGCTGTAgag AAACTTTTAAGGGGCTCaggaaaattgttattattagataaaCTATTATGCAGGTTAAGAGAAACAGGTCATAGAGTATTGATTTTCTCACAAATGGTGAGAATGTTAGACATATTAGCtgaatatttacaaagaaGGCATTTTCCATTTCAACGCCTTGATGGCAGCATAAAAGGAGAATTAAGAAAGCAAGCTTTAGATCATTTTAATGCAGATGGCTCTcaagatttttgttttctgCTTTCAACTAGGGCTGGAGGCCTTGGTATTAATTTGGCAACTGCTGACACTGTCATAATTTTTGATTCTGATTGGAATCCACAAAATGATCTGCAGGCTCAGGCCCGTGCACATCGAATAGGGCAAAAGAATCAg GTCAACATTTATCGGTTGGTAACTGCCAGGTCTGTGGAAGAAGATATAGTAGAGAGGGCTAAACGAAAGATGGTACTTGATCATCTTGTTATTCAGAGAATGGACACAACAGGGAGGACTGTTCTTAACAAGCGGGATGCATCTGGTACAAGTGCTAACAATCCTTTCAATAAAGAAGATTTAAATGCGATTTTGAAATTCGGTGCTGAAGAACTCTTtaaagatgatgatgaaaatgatGAAGATCCAGTT TGTGATATTGATGAAATCTTACAAAGAGCTGAAACTCGTGATGAGGGACCTACAATGGCTGGTGATGAGCTACTTTCTGCATTCAAAGTTGCTAGCTTTGCATTTGATGAAGAAAAAGCGGTTATGGGAGTTAAAAAGGAAAATGCAGAGGATGAAAGCAAAGATTGg GATGATATTATACCAGAAAATGTTAGAAAAACACTAGCTGAACAGGAGAAAACCAAGGAAATGGAGGATTTGTACTTACCGCCCCGAAGAAAGgcacaacaaaataatatggataata AAGGCGGTCGCAAGCGACGTGGCCGTGGCAGTGAGAACGCGGAGGGTGCAGACGGTGAAGTCGACGCCGATAGTGATGTGTCTGACGCGGATGTCAGTGCTGATGACGACCGACCCAGGAAGAGAGGCCGACCGCCGGCTAGCCATAGAGAGAAAATAAAAGGCTTCACTGATCCTGAG ATAAGACGATTTGTAAAGAGCTATAAAAAGTTCTCAGCGCCATTAAAGCACTTGGACAGCATAGCATGTGATGCTGAATTACAAGAGAAACCGCTGGCggaattgaaaaaattggGAGAAATTCTTCAAGATAGATGCAAGGCTGTTTTGAATGATACTGCAGATGCTTCAA ATGAGCACAGTGACGGTCGAAAGAATGCAAGAAAGTCATTTAAACTCGGCGGCGTGTCTGTTAATGCGAAAACTATGGCGGCATGCCAAGATGAACTTGCGCCACTTGACAAATTCCTACCCGATACCAAGGAGGAAAGACTAAAGTGGCTGTTAGATTTCCA AACGAAACCGGCTAATTTTGATGTCGACTGGGGAGTAGAAGATGACTCTAAACTACTTGCAGGCATTTATCAATATGGAATGGGATCCTGGGAGGCTATAAAGATGGATTCATCATTTGGTATAGGTGAAAAGATTTTGACTAATGAGGATAAAAAACCACAAGCAAAGCATTTACAGTCCAGAGCAGATTATTTACtcaaacttattaaaaagctGCTTGACCAGAAAAATGGCAAACAAAAGCAAAGAAAGCCTAGAATGAAAAAGGGTACAAAAGAACCAGTCACCAAAGATATTGTTGAAGATGATGGAAGTTCTGGTGAAGACCATAAAAAGAGTACTCGTAGTGGtagaaatgataaaaatgataag GGTAAACTCAAAATGGAAGAAGTTTTAACACATGATGAAGCATCAAATGATAGGAAAGAAAAAGATAAGAAACGCACAAAGAAAGAAGGAAAGGATCGAACTAAAAATGATAGAaccaaaaaaagtaaaaagccTGCAGGCCCAATGCATTTTACTGCTAACAATGAGCCAAGGGCTTTAGAAGTTTTAGGGGATTTGGATCCATCGGTTTTTGAAGAG tgtaaagaaaaaatgagACCAGTGAAGAAAGCACTAAGAGCACTAGATAATCCTGATCAAACGTTATCAGAAACAGAACAGGTATCAAGAACAAGAGCTTGCCTATCACAAATAGGGAATCAGATAGATATATGTTTAGAAGCATATCCTGATCCAGAAAAGAAAGTCGAATGGAGAAGCAATCTCTGGTATTTTGTGTCTAAGTTCACAAACTTTGATGCAAAACAAttgtatagattatataagtATGGCCTTAAAAAAAGCGACACTAAACATAAAGAAGGAAAACATAAGGAAAATGTCAAA TCCAATATAAGAAACAgctttaattcaaataatcatGTTAAGTCTTTCAAAAAAGAGGCTAAAGGAGATGAGAATGCAGAGCGTAAAGAGAAGCGACCGAAGATTGGTCGTGAGAAGTTTGATAAGAATGAAAAGAATGCACATGCTTCTGGTGTTAAGAGAAAATTAGAAGAGGGTGAATGTGACCCTGAACcaaacgaaaataaaagacatgaaag ACATAAACATAAGGATCGCAAACATAGGGAAGGGAGTCTGAAGCGAGATGATTTATCCTACAGAGAGCGGAGTCGGAGCGAGCGGGAGCGGGACCGAGATCGGGAGCGAGATAGAGATAGGGATAGAGAGCGGGACAGGGATAGAGAACGTGACAGGGATCGGTCGCGGACGAGGAGGGATAGCGGTGGCGGCGGGCCGAGAGTGCGGCAGCCATACGCGCCGCATGCGCACCCTGAGCACGCGCACGGCCACGCGCCGCACTCTGCGCACGCGGCTCACCCGGGCTGGACGCCGCCCGCCTACCCCGGCCCTCGACAGTACCGCGGTGACCGAAACCCTAGGGCACATGATAAGAGAAG GTTTGGAGGATATCCTCCCATGGGGGGGCCGTACAGCGGGTACTACGAGGGGTCGACGATGGCAGGCGGCATGGGGTTCCCGCCGGTGCGCTCGTACCCGGACGACTGGCGCGGCTACGCGCAGCCCGAGTACCCGTACGACGAGCGGGAGTACGAGCGCGAAGTCTACAGAAGAGACTACGATCGCCGCGCGCCACCGACATAG